DNA from Magnolia sinica isolate HGM2019 chromosome 19, MsV1, whole genome shotgun sequence:
GCcagcatctgtctctgcctgcaACCTTCATAATTGCATCCATCTCACAAAGCAAAATTTGATTAAACTGGCCTTTACTCACAACATCCCCGGTTCCACTAAATGAATTGACGAACAAAGTGACCTGCTTCCACTAAATGAATTGATAAGGTTGTacgacaaagtgacggggtttagtagacaaagtgacgagatggtaggacaaagtgacggggttcagtagacactTTGTAAGATCCCCATCTCTACCTCACCACCCGTGCAAATTAATAATGGGATGGTGTAATAAATTAATATATTGACTTTGGAACTTTTGTTAAGAACGGGCATATATGAGGACGCACAGTGATGTGTCTGCTTATCTACATCGTGTTCTTTATATCTTGTTTGGTAGATGAGATTAAATGGTATTAAAttatattagatgggattaacaccattattgcataaTAATTGCAAGTTTAAAAATATTATGGTATTTTGATCATCCAATTATATGTTTGAGATAAAATTATTGCTGTGAGAAAAATATTGAATTGAGCAAAATCTTATTTGGTGGACCCCAAATTATAATcaaaggaccaaattcacaaaggATGCAGGTCACTTGTACATGTATATTACCATAATGTCATATTTAAAAAgcatatatggatggacggcatggataaaacatacacatcaatgtgggctccacatgtatAGTAAAATTCAAAATCAACGGAAATCCCACGGAAGACTAAATACAACTCCATCCCAATTAATCCCTACCCTTCCAATCACCAAATGCAATTATATTCCACCTAATCACAggtaataccatgcgccaaacggcTCCTTAATTATATTACTTTTAAGTATGAgccaaaaaagaggtagattcataggttaagtagaccacactacctATCACTCTTGCATGgctgtttgtttttcaaagaaatgggaaatatctgggaaatagtaattattacaatttcactgcgtttgaaaattcatgggaatttgtccctgtgaaattggttcaaaagatgtgattttaatttttgaactgtaaggtaatgcgaatgatatatccattccgtcagtCTATTTTATGACAATATTTTGGAGCATCACACAAAAAATTAAagcggatccaacactcaagtggcccacatcaaaagaaacagtggccctacaaagtttttaacggtaagtattcaatatccGTTTTTGTACgacgtgatccaattgagtattggatatgcctcaatttttccTCATGCTAAGAATTCATatggaataatggatgaacggtgtagataagcgaaatgcatcacagtgggaccgacagatattttgtaatatacTTGGTTTTCGTAtcaaaaagtaagtagtcaaatcaggtaAGTTGTAAATGCAGGGGAAGTAATTATCACTTTTCTACACTGCATTTACCATTTCACCAGAGAATCAAACAGGCCTAATGCAATGCAAGATCCTGCgcattagatctgtctcatttttgggctcgtgaaaagggatggacggcatagataaataaATACACCATGATGCAACGCGCAGACGGCAGATGATAAGGTGAAAATGGGAACACCTACGTATGAAATATCTCTGGGTCCATCTTGGTATTTAGTTTCCATCTAACCTAATCACAAGGGATCATAGGGtgattcccacttggatgaaagaaaaacacaaatataaccttgatcaaaaatttttgtagccccaccaaggtttcaatggtgatcgCTGAATCCTCGTTCGCGTtacccactcgagttttggatctcatTCTTGTTTCGGCTAAAGTACTAAATTGAGACGAAGAAAAGGATGCACTGAGTCGATGTAACATAAACGtagtggtgggctccacagagctttgGGTCACAGGAGAGCCGTGTAACCCTTGATTGGTTCCCGGAAATAAGTTTCTGAgtaatttacgactgtacgacccatttatggcccaattaggagactaagcccacctcattttcctttgcgagaatacgccccagctgtacggacgccttccaaaggtcgaaaatgcccctcctTTGTCAATTTTAGCCTACCGTCTCATTTACGCCCAAAAACACGTCCGAACTCGTGTCTATCAACCCTCTCTATTCTTTTCACCTATTTTCTTCACTAAATCGCCGTAcaatcttcattttctttactaaatcgtcatataatcttcattttcttcactaaatCGTCATATAATCTTCATCATACTATCACATTACATATTCCCTGTTACATTCTCCTCGAGCCCAAGCACATTCTTTTTACAAATGCACGTGAAATCTTGAAGACCTCTCTCCAAAGAACGTGTTTGACATCAAcgcactcttattctttttctcgaaCACGGATTTCACTGAGTGTTAGGGAGTGATTGTAGTTCGCGGTCAACTACCTTGAAGTTTAAATTTTAGGTAAATTTGTAATTGTTTACATAGAAGACCATGGTCAATTTCACGTGGTCAATATCATGCATTGCTGAGTCAAATTTACGTGACCATCCAATTAGATGAAGtatcgtggtcaatttcactcactttccGGTCAATATACTGAATTGATCGGTCAACTTCATACACTACTTGGTGATTTTCACGCAATTTACTATCAAATTGTAGTGCGTTTCTGTAATACGACGTTGAATCTGTAGTGCATTTAGTGTAATACAtttgtgaatgttatatattgaatacatcCGTTGCTTTCTTtgagcctgtttggttttccataatcCAGGTAAATCGccgtaaataagtaattattacattttttcacttgtttggaaaCGAGTGAGTAATTTCACCTAGAAAACCAGTCTGAAAATGTTGCCTTaaatccatgggcccaccataatgtatataatatatccgtgtcgtccatctgttaatttagaatattttgaggctaGATGCGAAAAAATTTggaagatctaatgttcaattggcccacatgaaaggaaacaatggatttaatttgtccactgttgaaagttgattcttttactgggcccacattgaggtttattcaccatctaacccgttcatagggtcacatggacatggataagtgaaaagtataaatacaagcttgatctaaaatttctaaggccctcagcaagtttttaatggtaggcattcaattctcatgatttcgtgtggtgtggtccacttgttgttttgatttgcctaatttttggggtcatgccttgaattcatttggcataatgtATGGGCGGTAAATTTCTCGATTTATGAGTCAGCATTGGGAAAGATCTTACCTtgataaataatgattactcatttacaagataattacacttgagccagaaaaccaaataggccctgaAATTGCGAATTGTTATCACTACGATTCAAATTTCCAATAAGACATTCATTTGAAGGTCAATACCATTCATttgacggtcaatccccttcactccacggtctaTTCCACGCATTtgtacggttaattccatgcgaaTCCCCCTAACCTCACGGTCAATTATATTCATTTCGCGGtctacattgggaaagatgttgtaattacataggtaaataattattacttgtaattacatggtaaatacaagtgagcccaaaaatcaaacaggaCCTGTTCACTTACTTTACAGTCATTTTCAATCCTTTCAGGACCcagaattgaatgataattcatCGCGAAAAATGCGAACATTCCCTGGATGTGagtaaaattgactgtgaagtgagtaaTCATCGCGAACTGAGTGGCATACATTCCTGTAATTTAAAACTTTGCGAATCTGACCGATAAGCCTGTCATATTTGAGCTGGtacaatggtggatttcctactacTCGGTCAAATCCACCATATACATGTGAACACTAAGCGAGTTAtattattgtgtttgttttcaggaAATGGCTTCAGTAATCATcctatgctcatatggtggggaATTAGTTTGTGAAAATGATCGTTATACGTACAAGGGTGGAGAGTCGAAAACTACAGCTGTATGTGTTGACATTCCATATGAACAACTTCTATCGAAAATGTACAAAATTGCGAAGAGTAGAACTGAGGATTACGATATAAGGTTGAGGGTATTGTATCCTTGCACAAACCAATCAGTCCCTCCAGTTGTAATTGAAGACGATGACGATGTGAGAATATTCTTGACAGCACAACTGAAGCACCCCGATCACTACATCCCTTTATTCATCGAGACAATGCAGCGCGTTAATGAACCAGTACTCGAAGACCAGGTCGGTTATAGTTGGTTCGAACATGACACcccagcagtaggaagtttgggtgaggaacataTCTTTACTTACAAATATAAGTGTTCACCTTCACAGGTTCCTCCAAGCAGCACTCCGGTACCCGTGCCGACTCATACACCTAACTTGATGATAAGTCAaggtcatacatcaaacttcataACAACTCCAGTTAGGTTGTCGGCTGACGTGAACCTCAAACTTGAATACATGGTAACACCTTCACTTACGAGAGTAGATTTGCCCTCAACATCCAACATCGGAAATGTGAGTGGAAGCGACATTTCATTGCCTGAGCAGGGTCGATCATTGGACTTCACCACCAGGCTTCCCATCGTGCCTTTCGATGATGCTGGTTTCACCAATGCGGACTTGTCACTGTATTCATGTTCTGTTGATGACCCAATTGATATAGCCGTTAACCAAACGTTCGAGGACAAGAGCCGGTGTCAGTATATTTTGAGGCAATTTGCAATCCGCAACAACTTTCAATACAAGGTGTTGTATTCCACAAAGAAGAAATTCACCGTGGCATGTATGAAAGATAAGTGTGAATGGAGGGTGCACGCATCTAGGGTGAACGGTGCGGGAATATTCAAGATTAAGACCTACAAGAAAAAACATACTTGTagaatgtcatggatgaagagtgatcatcggcaagcaagcagtaagctgGCCAGTGAACTGGTTGTCAATCGCATTAAGCAACGCATGGGATTAAGGCCGAAGGACATAATAGTCGCAATGCAAGATAAGTATAATATTGTTATTAGCTATAATAAGGCATAGCGCGCTAAAGAGATTGCAATGGATCgcgtaatggggtcttatgaagactcttacaaagAACTCCCAATGTACTTACATGAGTTGAGGATGGCGAACCCGGGGACTTTGACTTCTCTGCTTGTGAATCAACAGACGATGAGGTTTGAGAGATGTTTTGTTGCACTCGGACAGTGTGTTAGAAGTTTTCAAACATCTCTGCAAAGGGTCTTGGCCGTTGATGGGACGCATTTAAAAGGTAAGTACAAGGGTATTTTGTTTGTTGCTACGGCATTGGATGGTGACAATCACATCTTTCCAGTCGCTTTTGGTATCGGAGAATCAGAGAATAGCAACAGTTGGAACTGGTTCCTTACATACCTCAACGATTCGTTAGGGAATTTACCTGGTCTTGTTATTATATCAGACCGtcataaaggtctaatgaaagaagttccaCAGGTCTTCCAGGCAGCAATTTATGGGTACTGCACCTACCATATATACCGAAACTTGGTGGATACGTTCAAAGACAAGTCATTGGAAATCTACTACTGGCAGGCTGTAAAGACTTGTAGGAGGGCTGATTTCGATAAATTCATGCATCATATCGAACTTGCCAACCccccagtacatgcatggctAAGGGAAATAGGTTATGAAAAGTGGGCATCTTCGCATTTCCCAGGAAAAAGGTTCAATTTGGTGACTACAAACATAGTTGAGTGTGTTAACGCTCTATTCAAAGAAGCACGAGAATATCCAGTGACTATgctaatagagacggtcagatTGAAAATTCAAGAGATGTTTTGTAAAAGAAGAGAATCAGCCTCATCATTTGTTGGACCGTTGACACCGTGGGCCGAGAAACAAATAAAGGATCTCATACCGAAGGCACGAGATGTTCGTTGCCACGCAATTTCCCGAGATGAATACTATATTGTGGGAGACTACAATGATA
Protein-coding regions in this window:
- the LOC131234525 gene encoding uncharacterized protein LOC131234525, which gives rise to MGSYEDSYKELPMYLHELRMANPGTLTSLLVNQQTMRFERCFVALGQCVRSFQTSLQRVLAVDGTHLKGKYKGILFVATALDGDNHIFPVAFGIGESENSNSWNWFLTYLNDSLGNLPGLVIISDRHKGLMKEVPQVFQAAIYGYCTYHIYRNLVDTFKDKSLEIYYWQAVKTCRRADFDKFMHHIELANPPVHAWLREIGYEKWASSHFPGKRFNLVTTNIVECVNALFKEAREYPVTMLIETVRLKIQEMFCKRRESASSFVGPLTPWAEKQIKDLIPKARDVRCHAISRDEYYIVGDYNDTVKLNELSCTCREFEVKGLPCFHVLSACINYNLLHYSYCSPLYTARNYQITYENSVYPVRAKVNGKFLLHSRSTVRESGLRYR